GAGGGTGTTCCTCCGCCCAGGTACAAAGTTTCGGTCCAGAGCCGGCCGTATCTTTCACCGAGATATGCCAGTTCCCGGTTTATGGCCGCCAGGCAGTCATCCTCCTGGCTCAAATCAGTCTGTGAGTAGAAATCACAATAGCTGCATCGGGATTTGCAAAACGGCAGATGGACATAGACTCCGATATTCATATAATTATAATAAACATTCTCCGTCCCGGGTCAAATGGTTTGTTTTCAACTCCAACACTGTAAAGAATTTAGCGAATTGCCGATATCGACATAAGAGGCAGTTTGACTCAGATTTTTATCCTGAACGCACCGGAGGGGTAAAAATTTTATCTGGCATTGCATTTCCGACGTTTATAATATAATGCCGGAGAGTGGAAGCATTGGTATAAACCATACCGCTTACCTGATATCTGGGTATCGAAATGAAATTGATAATTAAGCTTATATTCCCGCTCTACATTGTGTTCCTGTTTGCCGTGGCACGCCCGCAGTCAGACTCGATTGGCGAAGATACTCTTAAGGTTGAATCTAAAAAACCTGTCGAGCTCAGGATCGGCCAGATGAAGTTCTGCGGGGATGTGGTGGAAAAGGAACCGGTCGCTGTCGATACCGTTTTCAGTTCCGATGTCGGTAAGGTATATTTCTGGTCGCGTATATTCGGGCAAGGCAATGACGTATCGATCTTTCATGTCTGGAACTACAAGGGCAGGCAGGAATCCAAAGTTCCGATGACAGTCGACGGGGGCGGGTATCGGGCTTTCAGTTTTCAATCGATCGGTCAGAACCAAACCGGCCGATGGACCGTTTATGTGATAGATGAGGACAATAATGTTCTCGCGAAATCGACCTTCAGAATCAAGCCGAAGGAAAAACTAAGCGTAGATTCCGAATGATCCGATGTATGTAACTTCCCAGCTTGTAAAAGATTTCGAAGACAGCTACGGTAATCCCGCAATACTGACCGCGGAATTCGTGATGAATCCGGATGAGTTCACGTTTTTGAAGAAAAGCCGCAAGTTCGAGCGCTCCCACGATATCACCTTTTTCATCCGCAAGGATGATAAATGGATTGTCAATTCCAAACACTGGTATCCCCGGGGGCTGTATCGTATCCCTTCGGGCGGAGCCAATCCGGGCGAGACTGTCGAAGAAGGCACCCGTCGTGAAGCCTACGAGGAAACCGGTTGTGAGATCGAAATACTCAAATATTTTCTGCGCATAGGTGTACGCTTTTTATGCGGTGAGGAGCATGAGGACTGGGTTTCGCACCTCGTCCTGTGCCGCTGGACCGCGGGTGTATTGAGGCCGGTCGACAAACGTGAGATAAAAGAGGTGGTTCTGGCCGGTCCGGAGGATTTCGATAATTTCACGAAGATCATGCTGTCATTAAAGGTCGGTGGACTGCATTACCGCGAGTTTTTGCAACGCAATGCCTTCAAAGTCCTTGCTGAAGCAGGTTACTGATCGGGGTCGGCTTTGAGTTCCAGGTCGAGATGATAGAGGCACTCGACCGGGTTTTCCTGCCCCATAAGGCATACCAGACTGCGACTTGGTGCGCTGCGATTTGAACGCGAGGGCATATTTTCAACTAGTACACCCTGATCACAGCGCATGCATTTTTCCGGCTGGACCGGGAAGCTGGTAGCTGTTTCCGCCGCCACCAGAACAGATTCGCTGTCGGGCAGATCGCCATCGCCGCGCGTTTTCACTTCAATATTATGCACCTGGCTGAAAACCAGCCTGCCCTGGTTGAAATTAAACCTGGCGACCGCTTCGAAGCTGTCGCCCCCCGCAAACTGGAAACGGTTCTGGGTTTTAGCGCTGATCCTGGCGAAGGCGATATCCTCAAACAGGTCATAGCCGACATAAACGTGATCAAATACCAGAATCCAGCCATGAAAACGGAAACGGGGGTTGTCGGGAGAACCGGCCGCGCTCAAATCAGGTTTTACGCTGGCGATCTGGGCATCGATATCGATTTTACGTCCGCGGTTCAGACCGATCCAGTATTTGAAATCCTCGAGTTGGTGGAGGTAGTCACGGTACTCATCGGGCGAAACCAAAAGGCGCGGTTTCTGCTGGTATTTGTTTTCATAGAAGTGTTTGCAGGAAAAACATTTGCGTCCAACATGGCGGAATTTCTTGGGGCACGCGTGGCCTTTGTTGAGAAGCTGGCAACGCCACACAAAATTAAGGCATCCATCGGGATAGCACTGTTTCTCTTCCAGGATATAGTAAGT
The genomic region above belongs to Candidatus Zixiibacteriota bacterium and contains:
- a CDS encoding coproporphyrinogen III oxidase family protein, whose protein sequence is MNIGVYVHLPFCKSRCSYCDFYSQTDLSQEDDCLAAINRELAYLGERYGRLWTETLYLGGGTPS
- the cas5 gene encoding CRISPR-associated protein Cas5, which codes for MKARYPPPSTVIGTLDSCLPL
- a CDS encoding NUDIX domain-containing protein: MNPDEFTFLKKSRKFERSHDITFFIRKDDKWIVNSKHWYPRGLYRIPSGGANPGETVEEGTRREAYEETGCEIEILKYFLRIGVRFLCGEEHEDWVSHLVLCRWTAGVLRPVDKREIKEVVLAGPEDFDNFTKIMLSLKVGGLHYREFLQRNAFKVLAEAGY